One Luteolibacter rhizosphaerae DNA segment encodes these proteins:
- the rnhC gene encoding ribonuclease HIII: protein MALTSHTAPLTTAQATRLREVLEDRGYEFEEKPYTLYAAKKGKLNVAVYAKGPKVLIQGKDTEDFIRFLLEPEVLGEAKLGYEEELDPEMYTPHFGIDESGKGDYFGPLVIAGVYTDTPIARALKATGVMDSKRIASAKRIRDLAAKIREVPGIAVSIVAIGPERYNEMFASFGNLNRLLAWGHAKVISNLAGQRPACPRALSDQFARPDVLARALKQQGVEIQLDQRTKGESDIAVAAASILARERFIDWMDKTSTSGGVVLPLGASAAVVDAARQVIAKHGMETLAKVAKLHFKTTANVRGDSNTSGMDSA, encoded by the coding sequence GTGGCCCTCACCTCGCACACCGCGCCGCTGACCACCGCCCAGGCGACACGCCTGCGGGAGGTGCTGGAGGATCGCGGCTACGAATTCGAGGAGAAGCCCTACACGCTCTACGCCGCGAAGAAGGGAAAGCTGAACGTGGCGGTCTACGCCAAGGGCCCGAAAGTGCTGATCCAAGGGAAAGACACGGAGGACTTCATCCGATTCCTGCTAGAGCCGGAGGTCTTGGGCGAGGCCAAGCTGGGCTACGAGGAGGAACTCGATCCGGAGATGTATACCCCGCACTTCGGCATCGATGAAAGCGGCAAGGGTGATTACTTCGGCCCTTTGGTGATCGCCGGGGTATATACCGACACCCCCATCGCCCGAGCCCTGAAGGCCACCGGGGTCATGGACTCGAAACGCATCGCCAGTGCCAAGCGGATACGGGATCTAGCGGCCAAGATCCGGGAAGTTCCGGGAATCGCCGTCTCGATCGTCGCCATCGGCCCGGAACGCTACAACGAGATGTTTGCTTCCTTCGGCAATCTCAACCGCCTGTTGGCATGGGGACATGCCAAGGTTATCTCGAATCTAGCGGGCCAACGGCCGGCCTGCCCGCGGGCCCTCAGCGACCAGTTCGCCCGGCCGGACGTGCTGGCCCGGGCCTTGAAGCAGCAGGGTGTGGAAATCCAACTCGACCAGCGGACCAAGGGGGAATCCGACATCGCGGTGGCTGCCGCCTCGATCCTCGCCCGCGAAAGATTCATCGACTGGATGGACAAGACTTCCACCTCCGGCGGCGTAGTGTTGCCGCTGGGGGCTTCTGCCGCGGTGGTGGATGCCGCGCGTCAGGTCATCGCAAAACACGGAATGGAGACGCTCGCAAAAGTTGCAAAACTGCATTTCAAGACGACTGCTAACGTGCGCGGTGATTCAAACACCTCTGGCATGGATTCCGCATGA
- a CDS encoding A/G-specific adenine glycosylase: MLKPISRQTPLDAPEAFRAALRGWFEQNGRDYPWRRTTDPYAVLVSEVMLQQTQIATVLGRGFYTRFLERFPDVASLAAAEDEPLLKAWEGLGYYRRARMLRESARAVMQQHGGSFPRDHAGLLDLPGIGRYTAGALFSFAFDLPAPLVDGNVARVLARLFDRADPVDTGAMQKWLWNTAEQLLDREHPRIFNSALMELGQTHCRPGVPDCLSCPVSAFCQTREPSALPVKAKKQVIKEIDEHVLFVVDQGRLLMCQQGKGRREGMWRLPVRGKDEVAGLPLLHRRKYGITRYRVTLHLHDCAQGPPVATHRAGECWVPLPELARIVIPPADRAAITAVLDAAEEIA; this comes from the coding sequence GTGCTCAAGCCGATCTCCCGCCAGACCCCGCTCGATGCTCCGGAAGCGTTCCGGGCCGCGCTCCGCGGGTGGTTCGAGCAAAACGGGAGGGACTACCCATGGCGGCGCACCACGGATCCATATGCCGTGCTGGTCTCGGAGGTCATGCTGCAGCAGACACAGATCGCCACGGTGCTGGGTCGCGGCTTCTACACCCGCTTTCTGGAGCGGTTCCCGGATGTCGCCAGCTTGGCGGCTGCGGAGGACGAGCCGCTCCTAAAGGCATGGGAGGGCCTCGGTTATTACCGCCGGGCCCGCATGCTGCGGGAGTCTGCCCGCGCGGTGATGCAGCAGCATGGCGGGAGCTTCCCGCGGGATCATGCGGGCCTTCTGGATCTGCCGGGGATCGGGCGCTACACGGCGGGTGCGCTGTTCTCCTTCGCCTTCGATCTGCCGGCCCCGCTGGTAGATGGGAATGTCGCGCGGGTGCTGGCACGGCTCTTCGATCGAGCCGATCCGGTCGACACCGGAGCGATGCAGAAGTGGCTGTGGAACACCGCGGAACAACTGCTCGATCGCGAGCATCCGCGCATTTTCAACTCCGCCCTGATGGAACTCGGGCAGACGCACTGCCGTCCGGGCGTGCCGGATTGCCTGTCCTGCCCGGTTTCCGCCTTCTGCCAGACGCGGGAGCCTTCCGCCCTGCCGGTGAAGGCGAAGAAGCAGGTGATCAAGGAGATCGACGAGCATGTACTTTTCGTGGTCGACCAAGGCCGCCTCCTGATGTGCCAGCAGGGGAAAGGACGGCGCGAGGGGATGTGGCGTCTGCCGGTCCGCGGGAAGGACGAGGTGGCGGGACTGCCTCTGCTTCACCGGCGGAAATATGGCATTACTCGCTACCGCGTGACCCTACATCTTCACGACTGCGCTCAAGGCCCTCCGGTGGCCACCCACCGCGCCGGCGAGTGTTGGGTGCCGCTCCCGGAATTGGCCCGTATCGTTATTCCTCCGGCTGATCGGGCGGCGATCACGGCGGTTCTTGACGCTGCGGAAGAAATCGCGTGA